Part of the Vibrio sp. SCSIO 43137 genome, AAATGGCAGTAACGGAGTTAAGCATGACCAATGAAATGAAATACGCCCTGGGGCCTCTTCTTTACTTCTGGCCCAAGCAGGATGTTGAGGACTTCTATCAGCAGGCAAAACAGTCCAGTGCCGATATTATCTACCTTGGCGAGGCCGTTTGTTCCAAGCGTAGGCTGATGAAAAACGGCGACTGGATGAGCATAGCCCGTGAGTTATCAGGCGCAGGCAAACAGGTGGTTCTTTCGACTATGGCGCTGCTTGAAGCACCTAGCGAAGTTAACGTAATGAAGAAGTACATCGACAACGGTGACTTTGCCATTGAAGCAAATGATGTTTCTGCTATTCAGTTAGCATCAGAGAAAAAAGTCCCCTTTGTAGTTGGCCCTGCCGTTAACACCTACAATGCACAAACCCTGAGGCTGTTCCTTAAGCAGGGGATGACCCGCTGGTGTATGCCCGTGGAGCTTTCACGGGAATGGTTGAGTAATGTTCTGCAACAGTGTGATGAACTGGATATCAGGCATCAGTTTGAAGTGGAAGTATTCAGTCACGGCTATCTTCCCCTCGCCTATTCAGCACGATGCTTTACAGCAAGGGCGGAGAACCGGCCGAAAGATGAGTGTGAAACCTGCTGTATTAACTATCCGACCGGTCTTCAGGTCTCTAGCCAGGAAGGACAGGCAGTATTCAATCTGAACGGCATACAGACCCAGTCAGGTTACTGCTATAACCTGATCAATGATCTGCAAAGTATGAAGGGCTTGGTTGATGTAGTGCGCCTCAGTCCACTGGGCATTGACACCTTTTCCCGGGTAGATCAGTTCAGAGCCAACGAACAGGGCGATAACAATGAGAAGCTGGCCAGCCACCAATGTAACGGTTACTGGCATCAGTTAGCCGGCCTTGACGTTAATTAATCGTCATTAAGATTAATCAC contains:
- a CDS encoding U32 family peptidase, whose translation is MKYALGPLLYFWPKQDVEDFYQQAKQSSADIIYLGEAVCSKRRLMKNGDWMSIARELSGAGKQVVLSTMALLEAPSEVNVMKKYIDNGDFAIEANDVSAIQLASEKKVPFVVGPAVNTYNAQTLRLFLKQGMTRWCMPVELSREWLSNVLQQCDELDIRHQFEVEVFSHGYLPLAYSARCFTARAENRPKDECETCCINYPTGLQVSSQEGQAVFNLNGIQTQSGYCYNLINDLQSMKGLVDVVRLSPLGIDTFSRVDQFRANEQGDNNEKLASHQCNGYWHQLAGLDVN